One region of Flavobacterium sp. GSB-24 genomic DNA includes:
- a CDS encoding NAD(P)-dependent alcohol dehydrogenase — translation MEITAAVVLEKGGDFILQKMQLETPRADEVLIKIIGTGTCHTDMAARDNIMGVPNFPVILGHEGSGIVEEVGSSVTKVKKGDHVVLTFGHCGKCINCESGEPAYCEHFMGLNFGGSRLDGSHSHHGDSVDVNDNFFSQSSFATYSIANENNVVKVPKDAPLEILGPLGCGIQTGAGAIINSLGVSAGKSLIITGAGAVGLAALLAAKVCSATTIVAIDINSERLEFAKELGATHIINSRESDIADELLKILPGGFDFGFDTTGRNDVINGVLSALRSHGICGIVGVAKLPLQLEMNAFVARGLQIKGIVEGDSVPDDFIPALVRLYLNGQFPFDKLIKTYSFDDINKAIEDSEKGITIKPVIKIGEYGK, via the coding sequence ATGGAAATTACAGCAGCAGTCGTCCTGGAAAAAGGCGGTGATTTTATTTTGCAGAAAATGCAATTAGAGACACCCCGTGCAGATGAAGTTTTGATTAAAATTATAGGAACCGGTACATGCCACACCGATATGGCAGCTCGAGATAATATAATGGGGGTACCAAATTTCCCGGTTATTCTCGGACATGAAGGATCGGGGATTGTAGAGGAAGTAGGGAGTTCTGTAACAAAAGTAAAAAAGGGAGATCACGTAGTACTTACCTTTGGACATTGTGGTAAATGTATCAATTGCGAAAGCGGAGAACCGGCCTATTGTGAGCATTTTATGGGACTTAATTTTGGAGGCAGCCGACTTGATGGCTCCCACAGCCACCATGGAGATTCGGTTGATGTTAATGATAATTTTTTCTCCCAGTCTTCATTTGCCACTTATTCGATTGCCAATGAAAACAACGTGGTTAAGGTTCCCAAGGATGCGCCCCTTGAAATTTTAGGACCATTGGGATGCGGAATACAGACAGGAGCAGGAGCAATCATAAATTCGTTGGGAGTTTCAGCTGGTAAGTCTTTAATTATTACAGGTGCTGGCGCTGTTGGTTTAGCGGCTCTTCTGGCGGCAAAAGTATGTTCCGCGACCACTATTGTTGCTATTGATATCAATTCCGAGCGCCTTGAATTTGCAAAAGAACTTGGTGCAACACATATCATTAACAGCAGAGAAAGCGATATTGCAGACGAGTTACTTAAAATTCTTCCTGGCGGATTTGATTTTGGATTTGATACAACAGGCCGAAATGACGTGATCAATGGTGTTTTAAGCGCACTGCGTTCGCACGGAATCTGTGGTATTGTTGGGGTTGCAAAACTACCATTACAATTGGAGATGAATGCTTTTGTTGCAAGAGGCTTGCAGATAAAAGGTATAGTAGAAGGGGATAGTGTACCGGATGATTTTATTCCTGCACTTGTTCGTTTATATCTAAACGGGCAATTTCCATTTGACAAGCTCATTAAAACCTATTCTTTTGATGATATTAACAAGGCAATCGAAGATTCAGAAAAGGGAATTACGATTAAACCCGTAATTAAGATTGGAGAGTATGGCAAGTAA